Proteins found in one Kwoniella bestiolae CBS 10118 chromosome 1, complete sequence genomic segment:
- a CDS encoding asparagine synthase (glutamine-hydrolyzing): protein MCGIFCCFNRQGDLASYRPRAIACSKKQRHRGPDWSGCYMTKDTIMVHERLAIVGVDTGAQPLVSEDDQLVLAVNGEIYNHVALRKGLKNQDAVFKTHSDCEVIMHLYREHGTDLCAMLDGMFSFVLLDKSVEPPRLIAARDPIGITTLYMGYHSSAPDTIYFSSELKAIHEECDNLIAFPPGHFYDSKTKQLERYYKPTWWDGDKGSIPHNEVDLKLLRETLEASVRKRLMSEVPYGVLLSGGLDSSLIASIAARETDKLAEEHEKFRRERKQAIAEGKWVGDEKPLASWPQLHSFAIGLPGAPDLIAAKKAADFLGTVHHEYTFTLEEGLDAIPEVIYHLETFDVTTVRASTPMYLLSRKIKAMGVKMVLSGEGSDEIFGGYLYFHAAPNAKDFHEELVKRVKNLHTADCLRANKSTMAWGLEARVPFLDKQFLEVAMNVDAKYKMFSKGSQQEVDEDGRPKMEKYIIRKAFDCSPDGKAYLPDSILWRQKEQFSDGVGYSWIDGMKDHAAAAVSDEDFAKRAERFPESTPDTKEAYWIREIFEHHFPTKAAASTAVRWIPKQEWGVSSDPSGRAVSIHTAAYENKA from the exons ATGTGTGGAATATTTTGTTGTTTCAACAGACAAGGTGACCTGGCGTCATACAGACCTAGAGCCATAGCATGTTCAAAGAAACAGAGACATAGAGGACCAGATTGGTCAGGATGTTATATGACTAAGGATACGATTATGGTACATGAGAGGTTGGCTATTGTGGGAGTAG ACACCGGTGCCCAACCCCTCGTCAGCGAAGACGACCAACTCGTGCTCGCCGTCAACGGTGAGATCTACAACCACGTCGCCTTGCGAAAAGGACTCAAGAACCAAGATGCCGTTTTCAAGACTCATTCCGATTGTGAAGTGATCATGCATCTG TACCGAGAACACGGCACAGACCTCTGCGCAATGCTCGACGGAATGTTCTCCTTCGTCCTGCTCGACAAATCCGTCGAACCACCTCGATTGATCGCCGCCAGAGATCCCATCGGTATCACCACCCTCTACATGGGGTACCACTCCTCCGCACCAGATACCATCTACTTCTCCTCGGAGTTGAAAGCCATCCACGAGGAATGCGATAACCTCATTGCCTTCCCCCCTGGACACTTCTACGACTCAAAGACCAAACAACTAGAAAGGTATTACAAACCTACCTGGTGGGATGGCGATAAGGGATCTATCCCCCATAACGAAGTTGACTTGAAATTGTTGAGAGAGACTTTGGAAGCTTCCGTaaggaagaggttgatgtCTGAGGTACCATACGGTGTCTTGCTTTCCGGTGGTTTGGATTCAAGTTTGATCGCTTCGATAGCTGCCCGAGAGACTGACAAGTTGGCTGAGGAGCATGAGAAATtcaggagagagaggaaacAAGCCATCGCCGAGGGTAAATGGGTCG GCGACGAGAAACCCCTCGCCTCATGGCCCCAACTCCACTCCTTCGCCATCGGTCTTCCAGGTGCACCTGATCTGATAGCCGCCAAGAAAGCTGCCGATTTCTTGGGAACAGTCCACCACGAGTACACCTTCACCTTGGAAGAGGGTCTTGATGCCATCCCTGAAGTGATTTACCACCTCGAGACTTTCGATGTTACCACTGTCCGAGCTTCCACTCCTATGTACCTCTTGTCAAGGAAAATCAAGGCTATGGGTGTGAAGATGGTTTTGAGTGGTGAAGGTTCGGATGAGATCTTCGGTG GATACCTTTACTTCCACGCCGCTCCCAACGCCAAGGACTTCCACGAAGAATTGGTCAAGCGTGTGAAGAACTTGCACACTGCTGATTGTCTCCGAGCCAACAA ATCCACCATGGCTTGGGGTCTCGAAGCGCGAGTACCATTCCTCGACAAACAGTTCCTCGAAGTCGCCATGAACGTTGATGCCAAGTACAAGATGTTCTCCAAAGGCTCTCAGCAAGaggttgacgaagatggtcgacccaagatggagaag TACATAATCCGAAAAGCCTTTGACTGCTCACCCGATGGAAAAGCTTACCTCCCCGACTCAATCTTATGGAGACAAAAAGAACAATTCTCCGACGGTGTAGGATACTCCTGGATCGACGGTATGAAGGACCACGCTGCCGCCGCAGTCTCAGACGAAGATTTCGCCAAGAGGGCGGAACGATTCCCCGAATCTACACCTGATACGAAAGAGGCATACTGGATTAGGGAGATCTTCGAACATCATTTCCCTACCAAGGCGGCTGCTTCGACTGCTGTACGATGGATCCCCAAGCAGGAGTGGGGTGTTTCGAGCGATCCTTCCGGAAGGGCTGTGTCTATTCATACGGCTGCTTATGAGAACAAGGCTTAG
- a CDS encoding pre-mRNA-processing protein 45, producing the protein MAALARALPTPLHNPMPEYEDILPSASSSSSTVPVGPQIPKYGSRKGWKPKTAVDFNGGGAYPECHIAQYPLDMGRKKTGAGTTLALQVDQDGLVRYDAIAQHGRAAGSKVQSSFKDLVPLANRSDVTDAEREMERPDAASINDTAERTRLALERITHGKIKAAQPKHVPKTNNDATYIRYTPANQGSGEGKQRIIKMTEVQEDPLEPARFKHKKIPRGPAEPPPPVLQSPPRPATAQDQKDWMIPPCISNWKNNKGYTVPLDKRLAADGRGLQDVHINDNFAKFSEALYVADRHAREEVRARAQMQQLLAQKEKAQKEENLRLLAQKAREERSGITSSAPSAPPKELGMGLGGYDSASEDESDADEEEEEEQGSDEDEEAIREREQVRNEKRKEREKEMRMSNMGSEMRTKMLAREANRDISEKIALGLAKPTASKETLLDSRLFNRESLSTGFASEDSYNLYDKPLFQGSSAAAAIYKSAGSGKGNDESYGGGTEEGIRNELEKDRFNLGNATRGFEGADASESREGPVQFEKDTIVALDGNSMQDPFGVESFMSAAKKGGKRVNEDKDEERRKRARDD; encoded by the exons ATGGCAGCATTAGCACG CGCCCTTCCAACTCCCCTTCACAACCCTATGCCAGAGTATGAAGACATCCTCCCCTctgcatcatcctcttcctccactgTACCTGTGGGACCACAAATACCGAAATATGGAAGtaggaagggatggaagcCCAAGACGGCGGTAGATTTTAATGGTGGTGGAGCTTATCCTGAG TGTCACATCGCTCAGTACCCCTTAGATATGggcaggaagaag ACCGGCGCAGGAACGACATTAGCTCTTCAAGTAGACCAAGATGGATTAGTTAGATATGATGCTATTGCTCAACATGGTCGAGCGGCCGGATCAAAAGTCCAATCAAGtttcaaag ATCTCGTACCCCTAGCAAACCGTTCGGACGTTACAGACGCTGAACGAGAGATGGAACGACCCGACGCAGCATCCATCAACGATACCGCCGAGCGAACGCGTCTAGCCCTCGAGCGAATCACCCACGGTAAAATCAAAGCTGCCCAGCCTAAACACGTCCCCAAAACCAACAATGACGCTACATACATCCGTTATACCCCTGCCAACCAGGGTTCAGGAGAGGGCAAACAACGTATTATCAAGATGACGGAGGTGCAGGAAGACCCGCTAGAACCAGCCAGATTCAAACATAAAAAAATTCCTCGAGGACCCGCCGAACCCCCTCCACCCGTACTTCAATCCCCTCCTCGACCAGCTACAGCCCAAGATCAGAAGGACTGGATGATCCCTCCCTGCATTTCCAATTGGAAGAACAACAAGGGTTATACCGTCCCGTTAGATAAGAGGTTGGCAGCGGACGGAAGGGGATTACAAGATGTTCATATCAATGACAATTTCGCTAAATTCTCTGAAGCGCTTTATGTGGCTGATCGACATGCCAGAGAGGAGGTCAGGGCCAGAGCGCAGATGCAGCAGCTTTTGGcgcagaaggagaaggctCAAAAGGAGGAGAATCTCAGACTGTTGGCTCAGAAagcgagagaagagagatcaggtatcacttcttctgctccttctGCGCCCCCGAAGGAATTGGGTATGGGTCTGGGTGGATACGATTCTGCAAGTGAGGATGAGTCTGACgcggacgaggaagaggaagaggagcagggttcggacgaagatgaagaggctATTAGGGAGAGAGAACAGGTGAGaaatgagaagaggaaggagagggagaaggagatgaggatgagtaaTATGGGTAGtgagatgaggacgaagatgtTGGCTAG AGAAGCCAACCGAGACATATCCGAGAAGATCGCCCTGGGTCTAGCCAAGCCCACCGCCTCCAAAGAGACCCTCCTCGACTCTCGATTATTCAACCGAGAATCCTTATCTACAGGATTCGCCTCTGAAGACTCCTACAACCTATACGAcaaacccctcttccaaggttcctcagcagcagcggcaATCTATAAATCCGCCGGATCAGGTAAAGGCAATGACGAGTCCTATGGCGGAGGAACAGAGGAAGGTATAAGGAATGAGCTCGAGAAGGATAGGTTCAACCTTGGTAATGCCACGAGAGGATTTGAAGGTGCCGATGCATCCGAGAGCAGGGAGGGTCCTGTGCAGTTTGAGAAGGATACGATCGTCGCGCTGGATGGGAACTCGATGCAGGATCCGTTCGGGGTGGAGAGCTTTATGAGTGCTGCTAAGAagggggggaagagggttaatgaagataaagatgaggagaggaggaagagggcaaGAGATGATTAG